The window TTGAGCCTAGTAGATATAGTGCCTGTCTTATTTTTAACACTGTCAGTTCCTGGCCTCCTATGTTTGTAACTTTGGCGGGTCATAAAAGGaaacatgcaatataatttCCGCGTACTTACACATATCTAGATTTAAAGGTTTtcaggtaaaaaatatataaggcCAATTAACAAGTTGATAGGAAATTTCAGTGGCGCCTGTTATAGCTCCTTTTGAATTCGACGAATCAGTATTTTTTGGAGAGGGAGTTCAAGTGATGTGCCATGTTCCAAAAGGAGACAAACCTTTGAATTTCAAGTGGAGTTTTAGTGGAGGAGATGTGAGTTTACTGCCTGGATTGAACATCATGAACGTTGGGGACATGGGTTCAGCTCTCATAATACCCTCGGTGACTGCCAGGCATGCTGGCAATTACACATGCACTGCCTCCAACATTGTCGCCAGGGCTAGCCACTACGCCACGCTAAATGTCAAGGGTATACGTTCAAAGTGCATAATCTATGCTTTTCATGTTCTATCCTATCCCACATAAACTCTCTAATATAGGTAGTAGTGGTAACACAGTTCTCTTCGTAAACTTACATGTATATTATTGGTTATTTCTTCCAGTGGCACCTATAATATCCCCCTTTGAATTCGATGACGCTGTGTTTTACGGGGAAAGTATACAAGTCATGTGCCACATACCAAAAGGCGACATGCCCTTAAACTTAACATGGTACTTTCGTGACCTACCGTTGAAATCCAGTGACACTGTAACAATAACTAAAGTAGGAGAGAGAAGTTCAATATTGGTTATACCAGCAGCGACAGAGAAACACTCCGGAAATTACACGTGCACCGCTTCCAACACTGTAGCCAGCACCAACCACACAGCCATACTAAACGTTCAGGGTACACTTATTATTTGTGTATTGTCATTGTTCTTTAGTTAATTTCTTTGTACTTACCCTTACCAGTTCCTCCGCACATCGTCCCATTTGAAGCCGAAGAACAGATTTTTGCCGGTGAATCTGTACAATTGACATGTCACGTATCGAAGGGCGACACGCCTCTTACTATTACATGGAGTTTTCATGGGGAAGAGTTATCTTCACATCAAGGAATTACAACAACGAAGATTGGCGAACGAACGTCACTGTTGACTTTATCAGCTGCAACAGCGAGCCACAGTGGCGAATATTCGTGTCACGCTGCTAATCATGCCGGTTTGGCCGTGCACTCGGCCACGGTCAACGTCCATGGTAGCCCACTCAATCCGTTCACTATCCTTGCCTCTAACGCACGCTGCACGCTTGcctcaataataaatatagcCTTCTGAATTAACAGTATTACCGTACATCGTACCCTTCGAAGCGGACGAGTCAGTATTTGCTGGGGAATCGGTCCAACTTAACTGTCATGTATCGAAGGGTGACTTGcctcttgatatcaagtggcacTTCCATGGCTATGAAAATTCTTCGTCGCACCTCGGCATCATGACAACCAAAATGACATCGCGAACCTCATTTTTATCGATCGCTGCGGCTACTGCCAGTCATAGCGGCAATTATACCTGCGTAGCTGCCAACAGCGCCGGCTCTACTAATCATTCCACTGTCCTTAATGTTCATGGTCAGTTTCATTTACTCATGGTATCATAGTTATCATCGTATGTTATGTTCATTTGATGGCGATTCGATGCTGACAGACGTGTTAATAGAATCTGCATGAATTCTGTTTAATACTTCTATGGGCAGCGTACGCTTTACCTTTTGTTTGATCATCTCTTTATTTACCTTTCATAACgcatactttattttatacagtTACACCGAACATTCTACCTTTCGACGTCGATCAAGCCTTGTTTTCGGGAGAGTCAGTGCAGATGATGTGTCACATCTCCAAAGGAGATACCCCTTTAGAAGTGCATTGGGAATTTAATGGAAAGCCTCTCTCAATGAAGTTAGGAATGTTCTCAAAGGTGGGCGACCGGTCGTCCGTGCTGATGCTCCCCTCCGTCACGGGCGCGAACACTGGCAATTACACGTGCATAGCCAAAAATCCTGCTGGAATAGCTTCATACACAACAATACTCAAAATTATTGGTACCTGAACCCTACCTAGGCTTGTTAACCGTTTTTCGTTTTTATTctttacctattttattaattgatttatttttcttggGATTCAAGTTGTTCCGCACATTATCCCGTTCGAAGTCGAAGAGTCTATATTTGCTGGGGAGTCTGTACATCTCACATGTCATGTATCGAAAGGAGATAGACCACTACAAATTTCTTGGAGTTTTCAAGGAAGCGATATACCTTATCACAATAATATGGGTATAACAACTACTAAGCTAGGAGACAAAGCTTCTGTGCTGAGTATTCCGACCGCGATGGGCCATCACAGCGGCAACTACACGTGTACGGCCAGTAACCGCGCCGGTCGTGCGCACCACTCGGCGCTCGTCAATATACATGGTACTCGATGTCGCCCCTCCCCTGTTTGACTTTGTCGAAACATTCGTCTAGATATTGCACGTTTAGATATTAATCTTagaatttattattcttttcctCTGATCAGTTCCTCCTCATATACTACCGTTCGAGATTGAGTCCATATACTACGGAGAATCAGTGCAAATGGTTTGTCACGCCAGTAAAGGTGATCGACCAATGAGCATCAGTTGGACTATTGAAGGACGAGATTTATCTACACTTAAGGATATAAAAACTGTGAAAATGGCCGAGCAAACGTCTTTTCTATCAATTGCTTCTGTTACTGGATCCCACAGCGGAAATTATACGTGTATCGCAAGAAACAAAGCCGGCGAAGACAGATATTCTACCTACCTTCACGTTAAGGGTACTCTTAGTTAGATATCGCAGCATGCTTTAAATACTTTACTaacattgtaaaatatttctttgcTCAGTCGTCCCCCACATCAAACCCTTTGAATTGGATGAAGCCGTTTTTGCGGGAGAATCAGTGCATCTCGACTGCCACGTTTCGAAAGGCGACACCCCATTGAATATCACATGGAGTTTTCAAAGTCAACCCGTCACACGTAGGATGGGATTGAAGACAACAACATTAAGCGAACGAGTCTCCGTACTAGACATTCCGAACGCTATGGGTCCTAACAGTGGCAACTACACATGCACAGCGACCAACAAAGCGGGCACGACGAGTCATACAGCCATCCTCAACGTGATCGGTATCAAAACCTAATAATACCTCGGGTGATGCTTGCTTTCTGTTCAGTTCCTCCTGTGGTCCAACCCTTCTCGTTCGGGGAAGTCGCAATGAATTCTGGACAAGTCGTAACGGCCCCTTGCTCGGTTATTGAGGGTGACCACCCTCTGCAACTGCGGTGGCTTTTTGACAACGAACCTATCAAACCGAGATCTGGAGTCACCGTATTTCATATTGGAGAAAGAAGCGCAATACTTAGTATCGGTTCAGTATCACATAATCACGCGGGAAATTACAGTTGTGTAGCTGAAAACGAAGCCGGAACAGATTCTCATTCATCAACTTTGATTATCAATGGTTAATTTCCTCTATATTCTTGTTCTTTACgaatagatttttattattattatcatttcattGATTAATTCTGTTAAGTTAATTATAACACTATCCATTGTGGACATATTCCAGTCCCTCCCAACATATTGCCGTTCACTTTTGGCGAGAAACCCGCTAACGTTGGAGAGTATTTGCAAGCAGCGTGTACAGTTAATCTAGGCGATCTCCCTGTCACTATCACTTGGAGGTTCAATGGCCAACTTATATCTCAACGCAATCATCATTATGTCATAACAAATTCAAAGCGAAGTAGTCTACTAATAATAGAATCTGTAGACGCAAAACACGCTGGTTCCTACACATGTATCGGAGAAAATCGCGCAGGGCATACATCGTATTCAGCAGACTTAATTGTATACGGTTAGTCGTTTGAACATGGtagaatcattattattttgtgacCTAGTTAATGTTTGTTTCAGTTACTCCTAAAATAGCACCTTTTGTTGCCGGACCGGAACCGGCCTTTCTTGGCGATTACTTTGCACTCCAATGCATAATAACGCACGGGGATCAACCGGTGCGCATAGAGTGGACAGTTAATAATCGATCGGCTAATTCTCTTCCTGGAACTCGTATCAGTAATGTCGACAGAAGAAGTAGTGTGCTAACGATAGAATCAGTCGATGCGAAACACGCAGGCCTTTATAATTGTACAGCAACTAATGCAGCGGGCGTGGCTTCCCACACCACCGAATTAGTCGTCAAGGGTgcgaaaaacaaattaattcaaTTTTAGCTTCTGTCCTCCTCTGCTCCACTTTATTTTCcatacatttaattaattataggaTTTTTATTGTCCCAGTTCCGCCGGTAATTGTGCCATTCAATTTCGGTGAGGTGCCATCCAATCCTGGTGATACAGCGGTAGTGAACTGTGTCGTTACTAAGGGCGACCTGCCTCTCGATATATCGTGGACATTCAGCAGCGAAACAATAGACTCAAGTCAGCACCGTGACATCACGACGACACCACTAGGCACACGTGCCTCCGTGCTCACCATCAATTCAGTGAGCGCAAACCACCAGGGGAACTACACATGCATCGTGCAGAACACAGCAGGCCGTGTCGAACATGTGGCTACTCTTGTCGTAAATGGCACGTCTTAATTACAATATTACAATCTCATTACAATGGGGACTAACAACACAGGATCGCACCTTTAAGGGACCAATCCGTCCACAGTCACTCTATATCTCATATTTGACACCAGTTGCTAACATTGCCTGCTACAAAAATGATCTAACACAATTTTCTATTGTTTCCAGTACTGCCTCGCATAGTTCCCTTTTCGTTCGAGACCCCGCTCTTTGCGGGTCAGGCGACTCAAGTCACTTGTTTAGTCTCAGAAGGCGATCAGCCTCTCGATATTCACTGGTACTTTGAAGGGCAGCCTTTAAAGGAAAAAGCCGGGATAACGGCTACTAAGATAGGGCAGAGAGCTTCATTGCTTCTGATCGATCCTGCGGGCTGGTCGCACAGCGGGGCGTACGCGTGTCTCGCGCGCAACAAAGCCGGCTTGTCCAACTATACCGCCTCTCTCGAAGTCCACGGTACATCTTCATCGTTGTGTACCCTCACTCCCAGCACGGATGAGCTTTGCCTAGATTCATTATTGTACGCTTAATTACTATTTTGACTGGTTTTAATTCTAAGGCTCAAATCGTCCATCTGACAATATTATGATCAGACATTAATTAAACTTCACcgttgtaaatataaaaatgataGACACGTTTAAGATCAGTCTTCGATTGTCGATTATAGGGACCGGCTGCGGCTATCATCGACGAAACCTTTTCTTTTCCTTCCTTGCATATTCTTACCTTTCCTTCCTTTTCCTAAGGATCCCGtctttattttatgttgatTCATTAATTTGCATTCTGTGCCTTTTGGGTTTTAGTGCTTATGAGCTTGGCTTACTAACATGCCTGTTGGAATAATAATGATGCCTCTTAATTTActactaaatataatattttagtcCTGTGGAGAACTTTGGCAATTATTTCAACAGGTTTCCTGCTTTGTGTTGCATTATCATATGCTTTTTATGTCATATTATTTCATCTCTCTTTATTAATTATGTTGTAGTTTGCAAATATATTAATTTCGTCATCTGTACTTAACGTGATACGAAAGCTTCTATAGCAACAGCTTTGCCGATACcttaattattgttaaataaataatatttaagtataaaaaaaaaacaaataattagatTAATCGGAGTGCCAAGGTCAATAGCCAAGTTATATAGGAGCTTTTTGATTACGTAGTACAACAAAAACAAATTGAATATGACATTCTATACGATACTTATAGTTTTTGTTTCTGTAAATGTTAAAAGTTAGTAAAATGTTTTGCAGTGGCTGTGTTTAGAAGATTTACGTCAAATTCAATTTGTTTACTGCAAATTATAAATGTTtcaatgatgatgaaatatttattgaattaattaaaatctTGCCAAGTTTGATAGTTAACTTGTTAGCACATTTTATTCGAACTCAAATTCTACTAAACGATATcaatataaagattttattaaaaaacagaAAGAAATATTGTCTATCACTACTTTCAATTAAGATTAATTAAATgcaataattaataaacaatataTAGCATAATAAAAAGTTCATAAAGTTAAAGTTTAAAGAAAAATCtttgctttttaaaataatgccattttatttttgaagttcAGCAGTTCTAACCATTTGGTGAAATTTTTAGTGCCCCCGCGCTGGATTCTTGAGCCCACTGATAAAGCTTTTGCCCAAGGCTCAGATGCTAAGGTTGAATGTAAGGCTGATGGCTTCCCCAAGCCCCAAGTGACATGGAAGAGGGCTGAAGGTAATAATCTCATTTGAATTAAAACCCATATTTTTGCTACTGAAATAGTATGACCTTTACACTAAGTTTATTCTTGTTTTAGGGGATACGCCTGGCGATTACAAAGACCTTAAACCAAATAACCCTAACGTTAAAGTTGAAGATGGAACTCTATCTATTTCTAATATACAAAAGACGAATGAGGGTTATTATCTTTGTGAAGCTGTTAATGGAATCGGTTCAGGACTATCTGCCGTTATTCTTATCAGCGTTCAGGGTGAGTTAAATTCggttaaaattctaaaacatgctAATAACGGAAAGAATTGTGAATAACGTAAAATATTTTCAGCTCCTCCGCAATTCGAAATCAAAATGAGGAATCAAACAGCCCGCCGAAGCGAACCAGCTGTACTGCAGTGCCAAGCCAAAGGTGAAAAGGTAAAATGATATACCCGTATGATTATATTTCACTCTTGCACATtggaatagaataaaaaataatactgcgtatggaaaggtaattctccgccccgcatcaATTCGTATCAGGTGTCAAGATAGACTTACCTAAACCGCCTCTCAGTCTTACTTATGTCTAAATAGCCGAAAATAATGGGACTGACTGTCTTGCTTGTCTTGCACTTACGCGACAAGGAGGCAAACAACATGTatgaatgatatttttgtatggagagaCCGGGGTATGGCATTGGTTTGACATTATAATGAGCATTTTGAAAACATCTTTACAGCCCATTGGAATTATCTGGAACATGAATAACAAACGACTCGAACCCAAATCCGACCCACGCTACACAATCCGTGAAGAAATATTGCCTGGAGGAGTTGTGTCTGACCTCAGCATCAGAAGAACTGAAAGGTCTGATAGCGCTCTCTTCACTTGTGTTGCCACCAACGCCTTTGGATCTGATGATACTAGCATCAACATGATTGTACAAGGTAAACTTTGAAAAACTATTACAGCAGCGTTTTTGTCTGAAGACAGCTACatatcacatacctacctatgaCTAATGCAATACATGATTTCCTTGATTGATTGAAGATAAAAAGTTAACatcaagtattttaaattttcagAGGTTCCCGAAGCTCCTTACGGTTTAAAGGTCTTAGATAAATCTGGCAGGACTGTTCAGCTTTCATGGGCTGCTCCTTACGATGGCAACTCGCCTATCAAGAAGTTCCTAATTGAGTACAAGCGCGCTAAAGGCAGCTGGGAAAAGGATATTGATAGGTAATCAACTAACATCGTTATTAGATTATTGTAgtaaattacaattaaattaactttACAGCAGTAATGCAAGTATATATTTCTTTGCAGAGTTCTTGTGCCTGGAGATGCGGCCGAAGCCGGAGTATTCAGTCTGCGTCCCGCTACCGCCTATCATATCAGGATTGTTGCTGAAAATGAACTGGGTACATCGGAACCCTCTGAAACCGTCACTATTATCACTGCTGAAGAAGCTCCCACTGGCCCACCCCAAGACGTTAAGGTTGATGCTGCAGACAAACATACCCTCAGAGTCACCTGGAAGCCACCCCCACCACAAGACTGGAACGGCGAACTGCAAgggtaaatatttttaatccaTATGTTACTTTAGAGATTACACTCTAGCGCttattgacttttattatttttttacagataCTATGTTGGATATAAACTGGCGTCAAGTAACAAATCTTTCGTTTTCGAAACTGTTGATATTTCCAAGGAATCTGGCAAGGAACACCATCTTGATATCATGAATCTGAAGTAAGGCTTTCTTCGttaagattttatttaatttgtgcTTTCTTTGGAACagttaaatacctactttttttCTAGGACGTACACCCAATACTCAGTTGTAGTTCAAGCATTCAACAAGATGGGCTCTGGCCCAGTTTCTCAGGAAATCAAGGCGTACACTGCTGAAGGCGCCCCATCTGCCCCGCCCCAGGATGTTCTCTGCACTACCCTCACAGCTCAAACCATTCGTGTTTCCTGGATTTCGCCTCCTCTTGCATCAGCTAATGGATTGATCAAGGCTTACAAAGTTGTCTATGGCCCTAGCGACACCTGGTATGGTGAGTACAAACCTAACTCTGTAAAAATCCAAAACATGTCAGTCAAGATGAAACCTAACCTCATATTAATGTTTTAGACGAGAAGACCAAAGACACCAAGATCACGGCCAGTAGCGAAACTATTCTGCACGGCTTGAAGAAGTACACTAATTATTCAATGGAAGTACTGGCAACAACTAACGGAGGTGACGGTGTACGATCTGCTCCTATTCATTGCCAGACTGAACAAGATGGTAAGTtagaatttaaaacaaaacgCAATAGGTATAAAACcctttgaaaaaataattaaataattataaaattatttttaattatttacagttccCGAAGCTCCTCGAGCGGTAAAAGCCCTTGTTATGGGAGCTGATTCCATCCTTGTTTCTTGGAGACCACCAGCGCAGCCAAACGGAGTTGTCACTCACTACAACGTTTACACGCAAGCCCAGAATGCTGAGCCCCACCCTAACAAGGTACATACACACAGTCAatgacaaatacaaaacaaaaaaaaaacatttatattacgAAATCACATTTACAGGTACCAGCTTCTCAAACCAGTTACTCGGCTACTGACCTGAAACCCGGACGATATGATTTCTGGGTCACCGCTTCTACGATTATTGGTGAAGGTCAACCGTCAGCTACCGCATCCTGTAGCCCTAGCGATAAAGGTAATAAGCATTCTTGTTTAAGTCTTATTTGATTCTTTCTCGGTTACAAAGTTTGGAGTCAACTACAATGTCTACTTTCCTATCTCTTTCAGTTCCTGCAAAAATTGCGTCATTCGACGAATCGTTTACTGCCACGTACAAAGAAGATGTCAAACTGCCTTGCCTTGCTGTTGGTGTGCCTCCTCCTAACATTTTATGGAAGGTAAAATGTTGTCCCGATATCCAATATTCTTGAAAAAGTCTGTTCGAACAATAACGAATCTAACAATCGTTTGAATTTCTAGGTTAAGGGCCAGCCGTTAGAAGCGTCAGAGCGCGTTCGTCAACTACCTGAAGGATCTCTGCAAATCGCTGGAGTTGCCCGCGAAGATGCCGGAGAATACTCATGCCATGTGGACAACCAATTCGGCACTGACACTGTTACTCACACGCTTTCCGTTTTGGGTATGCCCACTTATATTAACAAACTTATAATATTCCACAACTCGTAACCCTTAGCAATCGAATAACCACGTAATAGTTGTCATATCTGGTGAATTAAAATAATGCTTAACAACTACTGCTTAAGTGACTATATCGAAGAGCCGACAGATGCATATGCATGGTCTAAACGAATGTCACTATTGCTAGACAAGTGTCCGAACGCTAAGACAGTTTATCGCAATCATGAGATTAAGCAAAATCAATTATCATATTTAAAAACCTACCTTGAATTTTCCAGCTCCTCCTTTCCCCCCGCAACTAAGCATCGCGTCGTCTTCGGTATCGTCTCTGACTCTCCGCCTGAAGCCTTCAGACAACGCCGACCAGTCCCCTGCCGCCGGTTACACCATCCACTACAAACAAGAATTCGGCGATTGGGAAACTGTTCaggtcaaaatatttttatgtcgtcTTCGACATAAACTTGAATCTGTGCCTGtgaattattttaattgtatttacgTAGAATCTGTAGCTTCTTCTCCTTTAATGGAATATCTtctttgatttattttaatatcatcagactaaacaatttaaattaatatctccATTTCAGATTCCAAGCAACACCGACACGTACACTTTGGAGAACCTGTTCTGCGGCTCTAGATATCAACTATACGTTACGGCTTATAACAGGttaatattggtgctgattcctgtaaacaccatctaataagaaaattacaggtgtcTGCAAGATACGGGGCCATTGTCAAAATTACGACAAATAAAAGTCTAAAACTTGTACTAGATTTCTAAATTTTAACAAACCTCTTCTAATCCAGCATTGGCACTGGCGAAGCGTCTGACGTGGTCATCGCTCGTACCCGAGGCTCCAAGCCGCCGGTACCCCGCGCCGCTGACTTCATTGAAGTAGGAAGCTCTTCCGTCACCCTGCATCTAAAACAATGGCTCGACGGTGGTTGCCCTATGAGCCATTTCGTCGTTGAAAACAAGAAGAAGTAAGTGTTTATTATGATTATCGTGTCCGTTttttctacataacataacagatacttccacacacaggaaatacaaagtacaataggcgaccttattgctaagtagcaatctcttctagGCAAACTTTGAGTACCTACAGCCACCCAGCCAGCAAGTCTATCTACAACAAGtgactgttatttttttaaatttagatttaGCTAATTGTGGTTATTTGTTTCTAGGGGTGCAGCTGAGTGGAATCAGATCTCAAACGCTGTGAAACCAGGAGGCAACTTCGTAGTACTCGGTATGTGACGCGCTGCAATATTTTTGCGCATAAATGccaaattaaaaccaaaaatgACACTTATTCGTGATGATTTCAGACCTGGAACCCGCTACTTGGTATGTCTTGAGGATCACTGCACACAATAACGCCGGCTTCAATGTTGCTGAATACGAATTCGCTACTCTCACTATGACTGGTGGTAAGTAAAGATACATTTATTctgaaatatgttttttaaatatattaagaaaattaatataatgAGCAATAACTAACTGGGTTTCGcgcaaaaaaatatacctgAAATGCATCGCCTTTTATAAGTTCTTTAATTCCGTTACTCCTTTCAATAATGTGCGATTGCATTTCAGGTACTATTGCACCCGCAAGGGAGGTCGGCGACGGCTCTCTGACCACCGAACAGACGCTCAAGATTATCCTGTCGCACCTTAACCTTATCGTCCCTGTGATCGCTGCCATCCTCGTCATTATCATCGCTATCGTGGTCGTGTGCGTGGTGCGAGGCACGAGGGACCCCCACAAAGGTATCTCTATTGTGTTATAGGAACCGTTGCTCCCCTGCCCGGCAACGCGTACGAAGGCAAAGAACTACCTCCTTGGGTAAAGGCTTGGTTGGAACCCGAAGTATTAGTACCGATCTTGGCAACGATCGTGGTGTTCATCGTGGGAGTGGTGGTGATCTGCCTGACCCTTGCGCGTAGGAATACGCCCCACCGTCTGCGAGGTCAGAAGGACGTGTACTGTATGTATGGTGGCATGGCACACCGCTTTATGTCTTATTTTATTCTACATTCGTCCTTCAAAACTTGTTTTTAACTTCTTAGATGTccttaaacaaatatatttttttataactcaTTTAAACGGAGTCCCATCATCCGCATGTGAATATATCCATTGTTAACGTTACATgttctaattttatattaatttgtgTCAAAAttcattgtttatattttttgcaaaacCATTTAGCTGTCTGTCTCTGTAATCAACTTAATCTGAATCTGTATATAATGTATAAATCAAATAACAGACTATGAGCGAGACTTCATCATGTTTACACTTGGTCATATAGATGATGCAGTGTACAACGCCTCACAAGCGGCTTTGGGCGGCGGCAATGGAACCTTGGACAAACGTGGTGGACTGCGTGACGAACTTGGCTACATCGCACCCCCCAACCGCAAGCTGCCCCCCGTACCCGGCTCCAACTACAACACATGTGACCGAGTGAAGCGACAGGCTGTCATCAGTACGTACTATACAACGTAACAGCACAACACGAAGCCTAAAGAGCTTCACAGACGACTATGCAATTTGGTTCTAATTTCGCTACTGCGCCCAAATTATGGAAAAATTGGAAAATCATGTATCTATGGCATAATCATTCGAAGCTTCACTATCATTATTGTTTTAAACAATTCTTCAAATCAGGTCCGAATTGCAAGATCGTGTAGAAGACGCAAAGGCACATATTCGACTGATCACTCTAAACTCTTGCAAGTTTACTCTCACGCACCCAAAATGGAACGATTAGGCAACATTTTAGCACCATTTCTATCTCCTCTAGCTTTACGTTGTGCACGGCCTAAGCTATTTTTACCTTTATACCTAATTTTCCtttcaatgaggataaaaactagaaccTCAAATATAGGCGGCAACACTgtcgagtgttcctaaatttttacagttctccatactgtccagctagaattcgtgataaattgctataaaatatgGAGCACCGtgaagtgtatcccgtctgaagcatgggttacgaaaaagaaaagcaagcTGTTcaaagttttgattgaaaataagattTTCTAAATTTTCTTATTTCCGATCTTTAGAACagtatgattttgcagttaaacgcgtcgcaaagggttatagtgtaaaaatataaccaaaacaatataagtATGTTTGTTTTCTCAAATagtaaactgtcaaaatttaagaacactcaacagtagcgacacctgatgggagaaataggcagtttttatcctcatttgtAGATATTGTAATTTGAAGGTGAAGGCTATTTATGCGGTCAGTGGTTGTGGTGGGTTTAATTCTCACAGTAAAGACTAAAACGTTATTTTCAAATGTCTTTAGTTTCAGTCCCAGTTGTCCTTTAATTACGTCCAATTATCCGTGTATGCTTTTTGTTTAAACAGGCATATTCAGTGTTATCAAGATGTATGCTTATGTCTGGTTAAACAATGTATGTCAAATCCTTATTATGGTTTAGGTGTGCAACCACTAGGATGTTATCTCACTGATAGGACAGCTGAATTAAGATTAAAGGAATATCAATTACGACTGAACTTTGACTTAGTTCAGGCTGTTTGTCACGACCAGTTCAGATATAGTCACTGAGCTTTAAGCGAGTTTTAAGCGAtctttaaatgatttttaagaTTACTCATGTTACATTTTTTGGCACATGGCCATAATTGGAACTAACGTCGCATCAAATCAATAGTTGATGTGAGATGATGTCTAGAGTGGTTAGGCTATGTGCGTAGCGCATGCGTAAAGCAGTAGTGTGGTTCAGTGGGCGCGCACTCAACGTGGGACCCGCGCAGGCATCACTACGAGCGCGTGCGCCGACCGCGGTTGCCCATGCGCCGTACTGGATCCGGCGAGACCATATCCACAGGTAAAATGCTTGCTGCGCTTGCTTCAGTAACTTGACTAGAAATGGATAGACTACTTAAAGTTCTcattaatatataaaagaagTAGGAATAATAGCTGAGCAACGTTAATCAAATATCCAGTTAACTTCGTTAAT is drawn from Pectinophora gossypiella chromosome 7, ilPecGoss1.1, whole genome shotgun sequence and contains these coding sequences:
- the LOC126367980 gene encoding Down syndrome cell adhesion molecule-like protein Dscam2 isoform X6; translated protein: MAMFTGFTALVVLIACGSVLCEDETIGPIFIKEPPNRVDFSNTTGAVVECAARGSPAPDVIWVRADGTAVGDVPGLRQVLPNGNLVFPPFRAEDYRQEVHAQVYACLARNPVGTIHSRDVNVRAVVSQAYTVNLMEENVLRGNAAILKCHIPSFVTEYVTVSSWIISEGDVEELEIKVDNSSNLDGKYLVLPSGELHIRDVGPEDGYKSYQCRTKHRLTGETRLSATKGRLVITEPVGRVSPKFTSGDKSRAFDANGGDSITLLCPAQAFPAPAFRWYKFIDGTTRKQPVTLNDRVKQVSGTLIIKEAKVEDSGKYLCVVNNSVGGESVETVLTVTAPLKATVEPATQTVDFGRPAVFTCRYEGNPVKTITWLKDGKDMKHHDSTLRIESVKKEDKGMYQCFIRNDQESAGASAELKLGGRFEPPQIRHSFGEQTLRSGPSLRLKCVASGNPTPDIAWLLDGEKLTSGERLQIGQFVTAEGNVESHLNISSVHTNDGGLYSCIASSKVGSASHSSRVNVYGLPYVRPMKKRPVVAGDTLIAHCPVAGYPIDSIVWERDGRVLPINRKQKVFPNGTLVIENVERMSDQATYTCVAKNSQGYSARGTLELQVMVLPQIHPFTFGEEPANAGDTVGIQCMVTKGDTPVNITWQLNGKPVLNIPGITVTKIGHKSSSLSIDSVASLHTGVYTCSANNQAGHANYSSELAVNVPPRWILEPTDKAFAQGSDAKVECKADGFPKPQVTWKRAEGDTPGDYKDLKPNNPNVKVEDGTLSISNIQKTNEGYYLCEAVNGIGSGLSAVILISVQAPPQFEIKMRNQTARRSEPAVLQCQAKGEKPIGIIWNMNNKRLEPKSDPRYTIREEILPGGVVSDLSIRRTERSDSALFTCVATNAFGSDDTSINMIVQEVPEAPYGLKVLDKSGRTVQLSWAAPYDGNSPIKKFLIEYKRAKGSWEKDIDRVLVPGDAAEAGVFSLRPATAYHIRIVAENELGTSEPSETVTIITAEEAPTGPPQDVKVDAADKHTLRVTWKPPPPQDWNGELQGYYVGYKLASSNKSFVFETVDISKESGKEHHLDIMNLKTYTQYSVVVQAFNKMGSGPVSQEIKAYTAEGAPSAPPQDVLCTTLTAQTIRVSWISPPLASANGLIKAYKVVYGPSDTWYDEKTKDTKITASSETILHGLKKYTNYSMEVLATTNGGDGVRSAPIHCQTEQDVPEAPRAVKALVMGADSILVSWRPPAQPNGVVTHYNVYTQAQNAEPHPNKVPASQTSYSATDLKPGRYDFWVTASTIIGEGQPSATASCSPSDKVPAKIASFDESFTATYKEDVKLPCLAVGVPPPNILWKVKGQPLEASERVRQLPEGSLQIAGVAREDAGEYSCHVDNQFGTDTVTHTLSVLAPPFPPQLSIASSSVSSLTLRLKPSDNADQSPAAGYTIHYKQEFGDWETVQIPSNTDTYTLENLFCGSRYQLYVTAYNSIGTGEASDVVIARTRGSKPPVPRAADFIEVGSSSVTLHLKQWLDGGCPMSHFVVENKKKGAAEWNQISNAVKPGGNFVVLDLEPATWYVLRITAHNNAGFNVAEYEFATLTMTGGTVAPLPGNAYEGKELPPWVKAWLEPEVLVPILATIVVFIVGVVVICLTLARRNTPHRLRGQKDVYYDAVYNASQAALGGGNGTLDKRGGLRDELGYIAPPNRKLPPVPGSNYNTCDRVKRQAVIMGAHSTWDPRRHHYERVRRPRLPMRRTGSGETISTGMEDEICPYATFHLLGFREEMDPSKALAFPHHHPAHAGTLAHPHPHHPAHSRAGSQSMPRANSRYARKNSQGGQSAIYSTAPEYDDPATCAEEDQYRARYSRPMYACGPEYDEPACCAPEDEQYTGAYGTPYSDHYGSRPSIGTRKCGGSPEPPPPPPRNANNDNNCSSSFNESKDSNEISEAECDQPRNYPVRAHTAKDGLHSEEMRKLIDRPEATTPIPQQAVHGRGLTAYDTVAV